From Neomonachus schauinslandi chromosome 4, ASM220157v2, whole genome shotgun sequence:
ACAGAGAAGGTGACATCCGAGCCATGTCCTGATGGTGAGAAGAGAATGGGACTGAGTGGTGTGGGCAGAGGGAATGAGTATAGAGGCCCCAAGGCAGCCTGTGCCTGATGTGGGCAAAGAGGACTGGGCGGGGGGCAGATCAAAGAGGACCCCTGGGGCCATTGCCAGGACCTCAGCCTTCTCTGTGGGTGAGGTTAAGGGGCCTGCTGCCGTGTGCTGACACAGTCAACATGCGCTCTCAAGGGCTGATGTGATGCATCTCTTTCCAGTTCCCCATTAACTGATGTGCTGGTAGCTTGAAATGGGCCATGGTGGGAATATTAACATggaaacacccccccccaccctgtggAACCAGGTATTAAACACAGCCAACACTAGAGGCATGGGAGAGCTTTGAGCATCATCTCCCTCAGACACCCAAAAACCCCTCTGACCAACAAGTCTTGGGAGGCTGAATAATCAAAATGCAGGTGCACAGGAGATATCAAAAATACGGGTCGAATGTCCATCGAGTTCAGACTTCGCCACCTCTACACTAGATTATGTAATGTTATGACAGCTCACATGTGTATGCTGCCACCATTTCCACATTAAGAGGCTGTGAGTGCATATTGGGGTTCTGTACCTATGAGTGATGGTGTGGGTATGTTCCTAACCTTTGTATTATGTAACTGTGGGTGTGTGTATGGGTGGGGCAGCTGACCCCAGGTCAGACGCCCCCCTCCCTGAGCTCTGCTCCCCACAGGACATCCGGGGCCTGGAGAGCCAGCGAGAAAACCTAGAGCAGCCGTTCCTGAGTGTGTTCAAGAAGGGGCGGCGGAGGGTGCCTGTGAGGAATCTGGGCAAGGTTGTACACTATGCCAAGGTCCAGCTACGATTCCAGCATAGCCAggtggggccaggctgggccgAGTCGGGGGGTGTGTGGGTAccagcctggggcctggcccccagcccctcagacCAGCAGCCCTGCTCTCCCCCAGGACATCAGCAACTGCTATCTGGAGCTGTTCCCCTCCTACCTCTACTTCCAGGCCCATGGTTCCAAAGGACTCACCTTCCAGGTGAAGGGAAATGGGCAAAGGGAGGAGtctaggggtagagggagagagcagcCTCTTGGGAGGTGGGTATCCATGTCTCACTAGGggtcccccagccctccccttcccccatgtgCTCTGGCAGGGGCTGTTACCACTGATGGAGCTGAGTGTCTGCCCGCTTGAGGGGTCCAGAGAGCATGCCTTCCAGATCACAGGTGTGTGGGGCGCATGAGTGGACCTGGCCCCCAGGAGGAGCCTCAGCTGGGGCTGCTCAGCGGCCTTGGCCTCGGGCTGAGCTTCAGAACCCTGGAGGGACCCTGGCTTTTCCTCCAGTGGGCACATGAGCTCTTGCCAAGCTGGGGTGCAGGACGGTGGGCAGGAGACCTCCAGAGCTGTGAATGCGGCCCTGTTAGTGGCCGATGGTCCCAGATGGTGCCACAGGGTCCTCCTGTCCCGGGCCCCGGGGTGCCCATGGAACCCTTGGGTGGGGCCTTTCCTGTGGGCTGAGGCCCAGCCCACTCCACCCCTCTACCCCCAGGCCCGCTGCCTGCTCCCCTTCATGTGCTCTGCCCCAGCCAGGCTGAGCTGGGCCTCTGGCTGTACCACCTGGAAAAGCAGATAGCCCTCGTGGGAGGGCTGCAGCACTACCACTCAGCAGCCCCGCAGGTCAGTCCTGGGAacccccacacccccttcccGTGCCCCTGTGCCAACACCCTCCGCTGCCCCTGACCCCCCTTCACCAGGGCCCCCCTGAGGACGAGCTGCCCTGGACTCTGCAGCGCAGGCTGACCCAGCTACGGAAGTCATTAGGGCATCAAATGGTGGGCAGTGCCGTCTGTGCCTCGAGGGTCAAGCTGCAGCATCTGCCCTCACAGGTgcgtggggcggggggaggcggtaCCCAGGGGTGAGAGGAGATGGGGCCATGGGAGTGAGGACATGGGGgcacagggtgggtggggggagatggaggGGTGAGGACAcggaggaggggtgaggagatAGGGAAGGGGGGGTGAGAACATAGGGGCACAGGGTTGAGGACATGGAGGCACAGGGTAGGTGGGAAGAGATGAGGGAAGGCGCCGAGATGGGGGAGGGATGAGGAGATGGGGGCACAAGGGGTGAGGAGAGAGGCGGTGAGGAGATGAGGGAGGGGTTCAGGAGGCAAGTGGGGGCCAGGCCCTCACACACACTAGTCGAGCCCCCACTCTGCCCTTTGACCCCCTCACAGGAGCAATGGGACCGGCTCCTGGTCCTGTACCCAACATCCCTGGCTATCTTCTCCGAAGAAGCAGATGGGCTTTGCTTTAAGGTGGGTCCCTCCCCACTGTGGACCCGCCCGGGAAACGccctgtgtgtgggggtgggagagggcagcGGCTCAGGAGGAACCTGTATTTCAGGGCCTGTTGAGACAGAGTGTGCTGGCCCCACCCACCCGGCCTGCTGCCCTGGTCAGTCTGGTCTCAGCTGTGATGTGGCCAAGGAGGGGTCCCTGCATAAATATCCCTTATCATCCTAGAGGGTCCTCCACCCTCAGCAGGACCATCACCTGGGGCAGGTGGCATGGGGGCAGAACCACTCCTGGGAGACACTCTTGTGCTGGGCCTATACCTCTGAGTGGACATTTTCCTGGCGCCTgaggggcatgtgtgtgtgtgtgtgtatgcgtgtgtagGAGCGTCCTCTGGGGCTGGAGTGTGTCTGTTGTGTGCATCACAGTAACTTTCTACTCTGGGGGTGATCATGGCCCTCAGTCGCTGAGAAAAATGCAGGAGTCTTCCGCATAATTCCGTCCCAACCTACCCCCAGTCTTAGTAGGTGACCCAGTGGACCGGTCCCCAGAGGCATCCATCTGTGCCTGCCATTGGCTGATGAAGGCCCCACCCAGAGCCCAGGGGTAAAGAGATCCCTCAGGACAGACAGGGAGCGCCGGCCCCCCTCAGGGATGTCAGCCTCAGCCCTGTCTTGCCCCCTGTcttgccctctgcctgccatctGGAGGCCCAGCCCAACTCTGGAGGGTGAGACAGAAGTATGGGCCCAGGCAGAGGCACAGGGTTTTGCCCCCAGACTCAGGCCCCATCTTCCCTCACTGCCCCCACAGGGGGAGCTCCCACTCAGCGCCATCCGCATCAacctggaggagaaggagaagcagatccGTTCTTTCCTGATCGAAGGTGGGCAGAGGCCTGGCCTGGGGGGGAGGGCATGAGCCTGGTGGGTGCCCCAGCTCTTCAGTGGGGCCTTGCAGGGGGCTTTCTGCTTGCCAGGCCCCCCTCACGGTGTCTGTGTGCTAGGCCGCTTCATCAACACTATCCGCGTGGTGTGTGCGAGCTACGAGGACTACAGCCGCTGGTTACTGTGTCTGCAGACTATCTCGCCCAGGGATGGAGCCGCCCCTCTGGCTGGCCCTGAGAGCTTCGCAGGCCCACGGGTGTCCACACAGGTGAGGGGTCAACAGGGGGAGATGCTGCCCCCACATCTCACGTCTGGGCAGAAGGGTAGGTCTAGGGCATGGGTGGTTAGGGGGAGGGgccctgctctctgtctcacctccttgctccctgccccctgctgtcCAGGTCATGGGTGGTGGCCGAGGCTCACTCTCCTCAGATGGACAAACCAGCGGGGACTCCCCCTCCACCCACACCAGCCCCTCTGTCCCTGAGTCCTCAGTGCCATCCACCACCCGCTGCCCTGCCCAGGCTGTACCTGTGAGtatcaggggctggggagggacaaacagaaggaaagggcAGGAGGTCATGAGGACAACCTGCCTGGGTCCCCATGGCACTCCATCCCAGGCAGGACCTGGAGGGAACTGTGTGCAGCCTCAGAGGACTGAGTGGGTGAGGGCCCTTGGGAACCTTCTGAAAGGTCTTTGGTCCCCCCAGGACCAGGCCAACCCGGGCTGCACCAGCGTCAGCAGGCGGAGGGCAGAACTGAGATGGAGCAGCATCAGCCGGTCACCCAGGAGTAAGGCCCGGGGTGAGGGGCCCAGCCTGGCCACCTCGTTGTACTTGGACCTGACCAAGGTGGGCCCAGGACACTGACCCagttctccctcccaccctccacctccctgGCCTCCATCTCTCAGGCCCAGGTTGTCCTGGAGCCACCTAGAGGCCTTCgtgcacagagaagggagaactCAGGCCACCTCCAGCTCCAGGAAACCTGTCTCTTCTGCTCCTCGCCTGCAGCTGAGCAGGCAGAGCCTAGAGGACAACCCTGAGGCCCCAGACCACCCTCTGAAGACCCCACACTCCCCACTCTATGCTGATCCCTACACACCACCTGCTACCTCCTACCACAAGATCACAGACGTCCAGGGCCTGGATGAGGTCAGTTCCCTGTGGGTGACAGAAAGGGCTAGATGTGTCCACAGCCTGAGgtgtgctcaggtcatgatgagtGGCCAAGGGGTTCTGGGGGCAGGGATCCCTCAGCTCCAAGGAGGTTCTGGTCCAGGGCCTCAGGTCCCCATCCCTTTCCTGGCAGTTCCTCAGCGCAATGCAGAGCTCACTTGGACCTGAGTCCTCGAGCCCCTTCCCCTCGGTCCCTGTGTCTGTGCCTGTCTCTGACCCCAGCTCTGGACTCTCCGGTCCCCACTTGCTCTCCAAGAAGGGAGCCCTGCAGCCCAGAGCCTCTCAGCGGCACCGAGGCTCCATCAAGGGCCGGGGGCCACCACCCCCAGACTCCCCTCAGCATGTGAGtagcagcccccacccctgccaggtaAAGGGTTCTGTGGAGAGGTGGAGGTAGTGTGGGGGCTCTGGGAccctgggggagcaggagagtTGGAAACAGGAAGATAGGGCGAGCTGAGACCAAAGACAGGAAGCagtgctggggaggggtggggcaggtagaggcaggaagggaagatCCACAACCAGGAGGAAAAGGTAGGGCTAGGATCTGGCGGCTTGGTGGGCTGGTCTCCAAGCCTCCTCCCCCAGGGCTCAAGTCTCAGACTTGTGGTTGGGGTCCCCAGGTCTCCCCAGCGAGGAAAGTCTCACCTGAGCCCCTGCCACCTCCCTCAGGTGAGTGAGGGCCCTTGCCTCTTTCTGAGGGGAGCTCTGTGTATTGCTTCCTGAAGGCACATGTATCTTTGTCCTCCCACCAGGTGGCCATCCCCCCAAGAGCTCTGGCAACATCTGGGACAAGGCTTCATCTCCCTCCCACAAGCGGTGGCCCCGAGGAGGACctgaggctggggggggggctcaTCCAGTGGATCTGATGGCCTCTGGGTGACCGGTTCTCAGGACCACCTGCCAGCACGGACCCTGGAGTGGGGGTTTGCAGCAGAGCCTGGGTCTTTCTTTGTGGGGCCACAGGCCGACCGGCATCCAATGCTTGAACCCCATCCAGTGCTGAGTCAGTGTCTGATCCCAGCAGGGTGAAGGGTTCTCCAGAACTCTGAGTTTCCCTGGGCTCTggaggggccaggaggagagCCTGATACTGAAGATGGCCTGACAACATGGCTACACCCCAGATCAAAGCAGGCCTCAtagaggggccaaatttcatCCTTTCCTCCAGGGAAGGAATGAGGGAGGCCACTCGATGCAGGCTTTACCTGGCGGTGGGAGAACGGTGCAGGTGGGAAGGTCAGAGGACTGAGAAAGTCAGGTTAGTGAGGGTCAGAGCACGTGAGATCAGAGAGCACGAGGATAGGGAAGTCAGCAAAGTCTGAGACGTCACAAGCAGAGATAGAAGGGTGTTCTGGGCAAATGTCAGTAGGCTGCAGCTGGTCAGGAGAAACTGACAGGAGActaagcaagaaagaaagagaagattttatttgtgctGTGTGTCCATGCATTTTCCACTCCGCAGTCAGGAGTCCCCCATCCTGGGGACTCCGTGCCCATGCCCACCTGGCACCGAGCCTGGTGGCCTCCACTGCTCTGCCACCACCAGcttcccacccaccttcctgCCCCATCTCTGGCTCCTCAAAGCCTTGGGACAATCCCAAATGTCCAGTCCCTTTATGTGCCACCACCATATTCCACCTCTGCACCTCGTCCAGGGTTCCCCAGAGGAGGGGCTCCAGCTTCTGCCCTACAGACCCCCACCCTGCAGGCACCTGCTCACTGAGGCAGGAGCCAAGGAGGCCCTTGGGGCTTAAGGGTCACAGAGGCCTCAGAGGCTTTCACTACCCCAGCCCACTTGTCAACAAGGCAGAGAGTTCCCGGGACACCCCCCTCCAGCCTGAAGGCCATCTAGTCTCCTCACTCTTGCCCCCTGCCCAGATTTCCAGCTGGGGCTTTCCTGCTGCTCTGACACCTTCTAGGTTCCAGAGCCTTATCCTGCCTCTCCCCTGTAACTAGATAACCCAATAAAAtataggacacccagttaaatttgatttCAGATAAACCACACAGAATTTAGTATAAGTACATCTCAAATACTGCATGTCTGAAATTCAAGTTTCACTGGCACCCTATGTTTTTATTAGCTGATCTGGCCACCTTACTaaccagctccttgctcagcatctACCCAGCCACCTTCCAGAatctccctcctcccaggtgTGAAGCACAGTCTTGGCCTTAGCCAGTGGTTAGACCTTTGGGTGGAATCCAAGGAGCAGGACCAAGAACACTGGCTCCTTCCTAGACACCATAGAACACAGGGGTCAAAGGGCCAGACCTGAGGGCAGCACCTCGTCCTCAGCACCTGTGGCCATTTCTTTGTCCTGTGTCTTCCTGGACCAAGCCTGGGTTCTAAGAGCTGgggctgcggctgcggctgcggctgcggctgcggctgcggctgcggctgcggctgcggctggGGCGTCCCTGCCCCGCCTGCCGGCGGAAGCAGTGGATGGCAGAGATGGTACCGATGCTGGCCAACAACACTGCAAGAGAAGCACAGAGCCTCCTGAGTGCCGGCTCCATCCCGGCCTGTTCACCACCTTCTACCCACATGGCCTGGTCCTcaaagggcagggggaggccagCAGGGCAAGGAGTGGGTCAGCAATGAGAGGAGCAAGGTCACGGGCGAAGTCTTTGCTTCCCCATGCACCCCTCATCCCTGCTGGCCCAGCAGGTGAGACTGGACACCACTGGTCCTC
This genomic window contains:
- the PLEKHN1 gene encoding LOW QUALITY PROTEIN: pleckstrin homology domain-containing family N member 1 (The sequence of the model RefSeq protein was modified relative to this genomic sequence to represent the inferred CDS: deleted 1 base in 1 codon), with the translated sequence MGNSHCVPQAPRRLRASFSRKPSLKGNREDGARKLAGLFGSEAGPDLDATADKIFYYIPGTDIRGLESQRENLEQPFLSVFKKGRRRVPVRNLGKVVHYAKVQLRFQHSQDISNCYLELFPSYLYFQAHGSKGLTFQGLLPLMELSVCPLEGSREHAFQITGPLPAPLHVLCPSQAELGLWLYHLEKQIALVGGLQHYHSAAPQGPPEDELPWTLQRRLTQLRKSLGHQMVGSAVCASRVKLQHLPSQEQWDRLLVLYPTSLAIFSEEADGLCFKGELPLSAIRINLEEKEKQIRSFLIEGRFINTIRVVCASYEDYSRWLLCLQTISPRDGAAPLAGPESFAGPRVMGGGRGSLSSDGQTSGDSPSTHTSPSVPESSVPSTTRCPAQAVPDQANPGCTSVSRRRAELRWSSISRSPRSKARGEGPSLATSLYLDLTKLSRQSLEDNPEAPDHPLKTPHSPLYADPYTPPATSYHKITDVQGLDEFLSAMQSSLGPESSSPFPSVPVSVPVSDPSSGLSGPHLLSKKGALQPRASQRHRGSIKGRGPPPPDSPQHVSPARKVSPEPLPPPSGGHPPKSSGNIWDKASSPSHKRWPRGGPEAGGGLIQWI